A region from the Pungitius pungitius chromosome 16, fPunPun2.1, whole genome shotgun sequence genome encodes:
- the LOC119215929 gene encoding microfibril-associated glycoprotein 3-like yields the protein MLPPHKHLLLLLLLHAGLLLVGSEAVPRPLRRGGTVLAKEGASARIECNVTGGHEDIKWYNSKGRLLGDDAGAKWNLEENGVLNITVVSFEDRGLYTCVANGTESYAVTLRVAHTDSGLGLYYVVVCLVTFAVTMVLNVARLCMVSSHLKKTERAINDFFRTEGAEKLQKAFEVAKRIPIVTSAKTLELAKVTQFKTMEFARHMEDLARSVPLPPLILHCRTSTEDVVQTADAGPAAEQRGMPGSRNRQAIGPAKAGGGGDDDDDAAARQALLSNRGGGVDVKVSVHTASEKVDAAASLQQPGSSYESNV from the exons ATGCTGCCGCCTCAcaaacacctcctcctcctgctcctcctccacgcgGGCCTCCTGCTCGTCGGGTCCGAGGCGGTTCCGCGTCCGCTCCGGCGGGGGGGCACCGTGCTGGCCAAGGAGGGGGCCAGCGCGCGGATCGAGTGCAACGTGACCGGAGGCCACGAGGACATCAAGTGGTACAACTCTAAAGGACGTCTGCTGGGGGACGACGCGG GCGCGAAGTGGAACCTTGAGGAGAACGGCGTCCTGAACATCACCGTGGTCTCCTTCGAGGACCGCGGCCTCTACACCTGCGTCGCCAACGGCACCGAAAGCTACGCCGTCACTCTCCGCGTGGCCCACACCGACAGCGGCCTGGGCCTCTACTACGTCGTCGTCTGCCTGGTGACGTTCGCCGTCACCATGGTGCTCAACGTGGCGCGCCTCTGCATGGTCAGCAGCCACCTCAAGAAGACCGAGCGGGCCATCAACGACTTCTTCCGCACCGAGGGCGcggagaagctgcagaaggcGTTCGAGGTGGCCAAGCGCATCCCCATCGTCACGTCGGCCAAGACGCTGGAGCTGGCCAAGGTCACGCAGTTCAAGACCATGGAGTTCGCCCGGCACATGGAGGACCTGGCCCGCAGCGTCCCCCTGCCGCCGCTCATCCTCCACTGCCGCACGTCCACGGAGGACGTGGTGCAGACGGCGGACGCGGGTCCCGCCGCGGAGCAGCGCGGGATGCCGGGGTCCAGGAACCGGCAAGCGATAGGCCCCGCCAAGgccggggggggtggagacgacgatgacgacgcgGCGGCGCGGCAGGCGCTGCTGTCGaaccgcggcggcggcgtcgaCGTCAAAGTCTCTGTCCACACGGCGTCCGAGAAGGTGGACGCCGCGGCGAGCCTCCAGCAGCCGGGCTCGTCTTACGAAAGCAACGTGTAA